The Clarias gariepinus isolate MV-2021 ecotype Netherlands chromosome 4, CGAR_prim_01v2, whole genome shotgun sequence genome window below encodes:
- the LOC128520664 gene encoding protein CTLA-2-beta-like isoform X1: MLLQMMASGKSTPLDSSLDASWKKWKTTYKKDYKTPAEEASRRAIWEENLKIIERHNQEYKKGLQTCELGMNQFGDMAPNEVGRGGLLESCGQ, translated from the exons TGTTGTTGCAGATGATGGCCTCTGGAAAAAGCACTCCTCTGGATTCTTCTCTGGATGCATCATggaaaaaatggaaaactacTTACAAGAAGGATTACAAGACCCCG GCTGAGGAGGCTTCACGGAGGGCTATCTGGGAGGAGAACTTGAAGATTATTGAGCGCCATAATCAAGAGTATAAAAAGGGCCTACAAACATGTGAACTAGGCATGAATCAATTTGGAGACATG GCACCAAACGAAGTTGGTCGTGGTGGGCTTCTAGAATCCTGTGGACAGTGA
- the LOC128520664 gene encoding protein CTLA-2-beta-like isoform X2, with amino-acid sequence MMASGKSTPLDSSLDASWKKWKTTYKKDYKTPAEEASRRAIWEENLKIIERHNQEYKKGLQTCELGMNQFGDMAPNEVGRGGLLESCGQ; translated from the exons ATGATGGCCTCTGGAAAAAGCACTCCTCTGGATTCTTCTCTGGATGCATCATggaaaaaatggaaaactacTTACAAGAAGGATTACAAGACCCCG GCTGAGGAGGCTTCACGGAGGGCTATCTGGGAGGAGAACTTGAAGATTATTGAGCGCCATAATCAAGAGTATAAAAAGGGCCTACAAACATGTGAACTAGGCATGAATCAATTTGGAGACATG GCACCAAACGAAGTTGGTCGTGGTGGGCTTCTAGAATCCTGTGGACAGTGA